TTATTGTGGAAGAGCTTGTACAAGAACTAAATGAATGATGAGAATTACGGTGTTGCTTGCTTTAAGTGCAAGCAGCTTTACATAAAGAAGGTGAACTTATAGTGCAAAACAAATTTACGATTGGGCAAATGGCCAGACTGCACGATATTCCGATTAAAACACTTCGCTATTATGATGAAATTGGTCTGTTCGAGCCTTATGAAGTTGATCCGCAAACTGGATATCGTTATTATACGTTAGAACAATTTAAGAAATTAGATATCATTGTCTATTTAAAGCTGATGGGAGTTCCGTTAAAAGAAATTAAAAGAAAAATGGAGCACAGCAGCTTGGACGAATTTATTGAAACCTTAGCGGAATATCAGAAGGTAACAAAAGAAAAAATTCGTCACCTTCAAAGAGTGAATGCGCAGTTAACAACTCGAATGAAGGAATTAGAACAGACGAGACATATTAACCAAATAGGAGCCCCGTTCATCAAACACCTTCCTTCTCGTGAGGTTGTGCAAGTAAAAGCAGAGGTAGGTACGTTAGACGGAACTGAAAGTGTTCTGCGTGATTTAAAAAAGAAAATCAGTCATATTACCCCGATTATGATTGGGAAAGTAGGGTTTATACTATCTGTAGAAAACACAAAAAAACAACAATTTACAGATTACGATGGCATTTTTTTATTGGTCGAAAGCGATGTTTCTTTTAAGCATGAACTCGTTACGTTAATACCTGAAGGCGATTACGCATCTATTTATATGAGAGAAAAGAGAGATACCACAGGAGTCTATTACGATACGTTACTGAACTTTATTAAAGCCGAAGGATACAAAGCAGAAGGGCCTTTTTTAATTCGGCGAATTGTAGATTCATTTATTTCTCATCATGAAGAAGAGCGGCTGACGGAAATTCAAATTCGAATTACGTCTTGACTATCCAGTTGCTGGAGGGTTTAAGATGAGACTATTGTAAAACTGCTGAAGGGAGAGACAACAATAGATGAATCAGCAAAGTATTTCCCAAGGAATGTCTTTAAGCCGAGGAAATCGCATTTTATTTATTTTAATTTTGGGTTCACTAAGCGCATTTGGACCGTTATCAATCGATATGTATTTGCCAGCGCTGCCGACGCTTGCTAAAGAACTGCATACGTCAGCTTCTTTAGCCCAGGTCAGTCTGACAGCTTGCTTATTAGGCTTGGCATTTGGGCAAGTGGTAATGGGGCCATTCAGTGATATCCGGGGAAGGAAAAAGCCGCTTGTAGCAGCATTAATCACCTATGCAGCTGCCTCTGTGTTATGCGTGTTTGCGCCTTCTATTTGGATTTTTATCGTTTTACGATTTATTCAAGGCATGGCGGGAGCAGCAGGAATGGTTATTTCAAGAGCAAGCGTGCGAGACTTGTTTTCAGGTTCGGATTTAACAAAGTTTTTCTCCATGCTCATGCTCGTAAATGGTTTAGCTCCCATTTTGGCTCCGGTTGCCGGTGGACAGCTGCTGACGGTTATGTCGTGGCGCGGAGTATTTGGTGTGTTAGCCGTAATTGGTGCACTAATGTTTTTTGCCGTTTTATTTGGCTTGAAAGAAACGCTGCCGGCTGAACGCCGTAAAGAAGGTGGATTAACAGAAGTACTGCGTACATTTAGCGTATTGCTAAAAGATAGTGTCTTCGTGGGATATGCGCTGGCGCAAGGTTTTATTATGAGCGCTATGTTTGCTTATATTTCAGGCTCTACATTTGTTCTTCAAGACATTTATGGACTGTCTCCGCAGATGTTCAGTTTTGTTTTTGCTATTAACGGTTTTGGTCTCATTATAGCTACTCAAGTGACAGGACGTTTAGCTGGTAAAGTAAAAGAAGCTACTCTTCTCATGTATGGATTGCTTCAAGCAG
The genomic region above belongs to Priestia megaterium and contains:
- a CDS encoding MerR family transcriptional regulator → MQNKFTIGQMARLHDIPIKTLRYYDEIGLFEPYEVDPQTGYRYYTLEQFKKLDIIVYLKLMGVPLKEIKRKMEHSSLDEFIETLAEYQKVTKEKIRHLQRVNAQLTTRMKELEQTRHINQIGAPFIKHLPSREVVQVKAEVGTLDGTESVLRDLKKKISHITPIMIGKVGFILSVENTKKQQFTDYDGIFLLVESDVSFKHELVTLIPEGDYASIYMREKRDTTGVYYDTLLNFIKAEGYKAEGPFLIRRIVDSFISHHEEERLTEIQIRITS
- a CDS encoding multidrug effflux MFS transporter, which produces MNQQSISQGMSLSRGNRILFILILGSLSAFGPLSIDMYLPALPTLAKELHTSASLAQVSLTACLLGLAFGQVVMGPFSDIRGRKKPLVAALITYAAASVLCVFAPSIWIFIVLRFIQGMAGAAGMVISRASVRDLFSGSDLTKFFSMLMLVNGLAPILAPVAGGQLLTVMSWRGVFGVLAVIGALMFFAVLFGLKETLPAERRKEGGLTEVLRTFSVLLKDSVFVGYALAQGFIMSAMFAYISGSTFVLQDIYGLSPQMFSFVFAINGFGLIIATQVTGRLAGKVKEATLLMYGLLQAAVGSVLLVAVIATHTSVILVCILLFFVVSSVGIVNTTVFSLAMQNQASNAGSASALLGLLPFLLGAAVAPLVGLGGGQNALPMGIVIMVCDLLALGVYMALVKRKTAS